The genomic region gcaaaaaagtcccaatcgccattttcgcgatcagggcttttttgcagaaaacagtactgtgctgtctacactggcccttttgggcaaaagtctttcggaaaaagacttttgcccgaacgggagcagcatagtttttccggaaaagcactgatgattttacatgagatcgtcagtgcttttctggaaattcaagtgtccagtgtagacagctggcaagtttttccggaaaagcagatgattttccggaaaaacttgccagtctagacacagcctcagcgtATGAGCAAGACCCATGagccagggaaaaaattctcacTAGTAAGTCAGAACCTTTCCCATTTAGTGTCCCATCCCTGGCCATTGGAAACAGATAGTAATAGCAGACGAAGATGGGTCATTTGCCATATAGTAGGCAGGCCCATACCATCTTCCTCCACTGTTCCTTTTGGGAGACTCTTGGTCAGAAatctttgtctaatttcaagcctaaatctTAGTCAGTTTATATCCATATGTGCTGGCATCAACATGGTTCCTTAATTTAAGCAAACCTGCTCCCTTGCTGATGTTTATCCCTctatgtatttatagagagcagtCATATCCCCCCTTCTTTTTACTGTTAGCAATTTATTAACAAGAGCATACATTTTATTTGGAGAGAACTCGAAATACAAATAAGATCTGCCTAGTTCATCAGCCATCTTGTTTTAgggactttggggggggggaagcgaagTATAAAACATGATCACAGCATGTGCGCTAATTACCTGTTTTTACAACTCTGATTTAAACTTATTGATATATAAGTACTTTGCTTAtgcattttaaaactattttattgAAGAGCCGTGCTGTACTTTTGACCTATTACCTGACTTTCCAAGTACAGAAGAATCCAGTTACTCAATTAAtcagttttttttaatagaagaATCTACCTGACTGTGGGCTTTGATTCCGAACCTTTTCTAAGGAGATGCTGTTATGTGTACAGTTTAATATCTATAGCACTGGGTTAGGATTTAGGGAGACCAAGAGTCAAAGCATCAGATGACATACATTGTCATAGCTCCCCTGATGTCAAAAGCAGCTGAGTATCTGCCCCAGAATTGTTACTACTGGCTTGCTTTGCAGCCTTCTACGAACCACATTACATTTATCTCCTCTCCTGTCTTTTGTCTtctctatttagactgtaaactcatCAGGACTGAGACTGTCTTTTCCTATCTGTCTGTACAGTGTCTGGCACAGCGGGGGCTCAATTTTTTACATGGTTTCAAAAATTCACATATGGAAAtcaatttctaaaaaaaaaaaaaaggtacaatTACAACTCTAGCTCCAGGAACAATTACAAACAAACTAAACAAAAACCCTACCATCAAGTACATTCATTTTAAAGCCAATGCACGTAAACTTTAATTATGTGGGAACACAGTTGATTTTTGAAAACGTCTTTCAGCATCCTGGGAGGTAGACTTAGCCTCAAGATACCTCATGGGCCTAGTCAAATCAGTGGATATTACTGAAAATTACAGTAAAGAGGTCAATACAGCTAACCCTATATAAAATAAGCTGTGTTATAATGTTAATTGTGTAACACTCAAATCTTTTATATCTAAAAACAGGTGTGTGCGTGCATCTAAGCTGAGAAACTAAACAAGACAAAGTAGACATTTTGCTGCTTATCATTTAATGTTCTGTTTAGTCTAAGATTGGCATCCTGGCACAATGTAAACAGATACTATAGTTCCCTAAAAGCGGTGTGGCTTTGCTTATGATTACTATAAACTGTACAATTAAGCCTTGTATAACTcgcttgggggtggggcctggagtcCTTTGTTTGTCAGTTAGGCCGGTCTTTGGCATGGTGTCTGTCACTGACGATGTGTTTTAATGCCCTAGTGATAAAACCTCGAGGGCTCTACGCGTTCTGAGCGCAGTAACCAATTAGGATTCTCGCCACCCCCGGGCAGGGGTGAGGAGTTATGCAAGAGCTTCTCAGTGTGAGGAGCAGGGAACCACCTTGCACTAAAAAGGTATTGGGAGGCGGGTCCCCCCCACTTCGTACTATGTTCCTAACTAGCCCTCGCCAGGTAAAAATACACCCAGTATCggagctctcccctccccacgaccagcctgttCCCGCGGCGGAGGGAGAGGCTGCTCCCTGAGCGCTGCGGGTTGCGCACTGAAACCGCACGGCAGGGGGAAGGGACGCACTCAGCCTCCGCTTGGCAGCTCCTCGGCGTGCGCCCCTCGCAGCCCGCTCCGTGGGTCGGGAGCGAACAGCTGGTGCGGCGGCCCCGTGTGagctcccggggggcagggagcgagccCGGCATCAGcctcccggggggcggggagccagagAAGGGGGGGCGGGCGCCCAGCCCGACGGGCGCGGAGCCGGGCTCTCCGGGCGCACCAAGGGCAGCTGCTCCGCCGTCTAGGGCGGCCCCGGGCCGGTCTCCGCAGCTCCCCCCCTGAACCCCTCGGGCCGGTCTCCGCAgctcccccccctgcagcccccgggccGGTCtctacagctcccccccccctgcagcccccgggccGGTCtctacagctcccccccccctgcaacccCCGGGCCGGTCTCTACAGCTCCCCCCCTGAACCGCTCGGGCCGGTCTCCGCAgctccccccctgcagcccccgggccGGTCTCCGCAGCTCCCCCCCTGCAACCCCCGGGCCGGTCTCCGCAGCTCCCCCCGGGCTTTATGCAAGAGCCGGGCCCGCTGCAGCGACTCCCCGTCCGCGCCCGGCGCCGCGCGCTTACAAAACGGGCTGGTTTTGTAACCATCCTGCGGGCGCCGGCCAATGAGCGGCGCCGCGCGCGGGGAGGGGCGGAGTCACGTGCGCCCGCGCTTTATATAAGCGGCCGCCCCGCCGGGCCGCCGGTTCGCTGCCGGGCGTGAGCAGCATGGAGCATCGGGGGCGCGGCCGGGCGGCGGCGGGGGCAGCCCCGCAGCGCAGCCCCGGCGGCCGGTAGAGGCCGGGCCATGGGCTCGCAGCCGCAGAGCGCGGAGCTGGCGgccgaggggcaggggctgctccggcggGCCGACGCgctggcgggcggggggcggcTCCGCGAAGCCTGCCGGCTCTACCAGCTGGCCTCCCGCCACCAGCCGCTGCGGGCGGAGCAGCTGGAGGCGCTGGTGGAGGGGCTGGCGCAGGGCATCCGGCGGCGGGAGCGCCTGCCCGGGGGCAGCCTGCCGCAGCCCCGCGACGGGGATCTCTTCCGCTGCCGCCTCTGCCAGGGCTTCCTCTTCGAGCCCGTCTCCCTGCCGTGCGGACACACCTTTTGCAAGAAGTGCCTGGAGCGGGCGGGCGAGCCCCTCTGCGCCCTGTGCCAGGACCGCGGGgcggccgggcagccgcttcgcGTCAATGTCATTCTCAGCAACCTGCTGGCCAAGTGGCTCTCCGGCCAAGCCAAGGCGTCGCAGCTCCGGCACGAAGGGAACCTCTTATATAAGGAGAAGAAACTGCAGGCTGCCCTGCAGAAGTACAACGAAGCCGTCAGCTTAGGTAatgactcctcctccccccttcccccccaacgtggggcagagttaagggggttCCTGCTGCAAATCGGGAGTCTTCCGTCCTGGGGTGGTTTTCCATTTGCAACTTCTCCGGCTGACGGAgccgggcagaggggggctcttgGGAGCCCGAGTTTCTAGCAACCACGTTTCTGGATGGCGACTTAAAATGCAGCGCGGTCAGACCCGGCTGGCCAAGCCGCACACTTTCAGCCCGGGGGCGCCCTGTGGGTGGTCTGTCCAGCTCGGGAATGGGTGTGGCAGCGGGCCTGCCGAGAGCCTCTTCGAAAGCCGAGTCCTCTCCGGAGCAGCAGCCTGGGGGTCTGAAATGCGGGGTGCGCTAGCGCCCTTGAAAGTCTCCATCTGTTTACCAGACAGTTGGCCCTGGGCGTACTGCGGACTTTCAGCGTGCAGCGCAAACTGGGCATATAACAGGCTCTGCGTCTGCTGCTGTGTCGTTTGACAGGCTGCACCGATAGGCATCCTATTTACTTACTTTGTGTCTCGGTCTCTTTTGGGGGGAGGCGGGTAGCTTGGGGAGCTGGTGTTGTTTGGGGTTTTTAAGTCTAAAGTGAAACTAGGTCAGGAGAGCAGCGTGTTGCATAAGCGTTTAGCCTGCGACTCTGGTCTGGATTCCCTGCCCCCTTCTTATGGCATGGTTGTATAACCAGTGAAGTAACAACAAACTGGGTCATGTTTCTGAAAGCATCCCAGAGGTTTGATCCGATTGATCAAAATCGCCACTGAGTCACTGTCACGGCTTCCCATTGCGTGGAGCTCTTTGGGAGATGCTTCGTTTCCGAAGATGGGTTGCTGCCTTTTGCCTAAATAAGGCTTTCCCTCTCGCTTGACACATCTGACTTAGGCAGCACGTGGTGACACTGTTGCAATGAGGGAAAAGATTTAAAATACCCTGGCCTAATTTGGTGAGGGATTTGCTTGTCAAATGACTTTATTGGAGAGGTAGTGCTAGATCTTCCAATACATGCAGGTCACTTTTGGAATTCATGACAGTTTTGTGTCCCATacagccaagcccctcccccccccccaaaaaaaaaaccccttgtaTTTCCCATGCATTAGGGACATTAGATTGTTTATAATTCTACAGAACATCATCTGTGAAAGCGGTTCCAGTTAACTGTGTCCAGCCAATAATAAACATTACAAATGGTTTGGATTTGATAAAAAGATTCAAGTGTGTTGTAGCTACAAAATAAGTAGTGTTGCATAAATTAATGTAAAAAAAGTTAAAGTAACGGGTTATTCGTCCAAGGTACCCTTGTTTAACTTAAACCCCCTTGTGTCTAGCCATTGTAGCACTTAGTGTATGAAAGGATGAGGTCATTTGGTTTATGCTGCTGTGATACATAACTGATGGTTACTGCTATTAGAGACAGTGTGGGCGAGGTAATATCTGTTATGGGACTAAATTGTGCTAGTGAAAGAAGCTGTTGATGCACAGTTCTTTGGGTTATGTCCTCTAACTTTCTTTGAAGATGCAAAAGTGGTTTGTGCACAGTTTACAAGTTTTGTTTCCAAACCTTTTGGAAACAGAAGATagtcattttaaaatgtacactATGGAGCATTAATTGGACCATGATCATTATGACACACCTTTGAATCTTTCTGGTCAACTTCTACGAACAATCTGATGTTCTGTCTGGGCTTGTGACTTCTTTTCCGAGCTATTGTGAATTTTATGTATGCAGGGAAAGAGCCATATCTGATTTTtgtgcttgtttttttaaaacaatgcgTGTTTGCCTTCCTCAGACCATTGAGAGAGAGCTTTTGCTTAAGACGTCTTTAAAAAGGGCCAGTGTCAGTAATGTTTGTAGTACTTATGAGTTAATGTTTCCATTATTTGCAGCTCCAAATGACCACTTATTATATAGCAACCGGTCCCAGATTAACTCTACTTTGAAATCTTATGAAGGTGCATTGCATGATGCAGAAACAGCATGCAGGCTCCAACCATATTGGTCCAAGGTAAGTTCTAATTTTAACTAACATATTTCAGGGTAAAACCTCTTTGGCCATCCTAGCGGCTTACCAAATGCTGTCGCACAGAAGAACGGAGTCTGAGAGGTGCCTGAACTCTCAGCATCTTAGATCAGTACAACTCGCGCATTCCATGGTAATACAACTGAATTCTTTGGCGGGGAGAAGGCAGATTAGCTCAGCTGCTGATTGATAGCACAATTGTCTCTGATTTCCGAGGAGGTTGGGTTCTCGTGTCCTGCCAGTAGTTGAGTGCAGTGTTTATATGGTGCTAGCAGGATGCATTAGAGAAAGTTGGGAGATCAAAGTGGGACGGGGTAACGTTTCTCTCCAATAAAGAGATAAAGGAGCCTGAGGTTTTCAACGACACCAGTTTCACTGCATCCAGATGTTGTGAGCGTAAACTTGAGTATGTGCTTGTGGAGGGAGGAGTAAATTTGATACTTATCTAAGAACTAAATAGGAAAAACCTTCAGACTGGTTGTCGTTGAAGCTCTGAGACTTCTAATTGCTCAGTCTACATTGTTTTAATATGACTACACAATTGCTGCTTGGTGCCTATTTTTGTCAATTGGAAAGTTTGTGTTTTCCATCGTAATTCTTTATTCAGGCGGTTCGAAATGTGATAAAAGGCTATAAACTagtgtgaatctgtttgtttttcagGGTCACTTAAGGAAAGGACAAGCATTAGCTAATGTGGGGAAAATAGAAGAATCTttgagagagtttctgttttgCCTTGCACTGGATTTTGGGAACAGGACTGCCAAATCAGAGGCTCAAAAGGTGAGTTCTTTAGATGTTGTGCAACACCACTGGTAGAGCACTGAAAATGAAATGGAATGGTTATCGGGCTTAAGTAAAGATGATTACATGGTGAtgtctgggggggcggggtgtgCTCATTGTGGTTTTCATTGTTCTGTATCTATGATTGTACTTTGAAAATACAGTTTCGGTAGGGATAGGAGAGCATGCAATTCATAGTGTATGCAAGGCTGTTTTGTGCCCTTATTAGGGGGAGTTGCCTGTTGTCATTTAGAGAACAGAGTTGTTTATCAGTGGGAGGCCAGTACAGTATTGCTCTACTAGACTCCCTGCAGTCTCACTTAGTCTGTTTCCTAGCCTGTTGCCAGGTAAGCTGGTGCTATCATTTGGGACAGAAGTGGGAGTTTCTAGTAATGTTGTGTCAGCTCCGTGACTCAGACGGAAAACATTACGCAGCCTGATCAGGATTCCGCTTGAGAGCAGCATCGTCCTTTTCATAGTCTCTAACGCTGCTGCCAAGCATCAGCAAGCAGGCGGGGCACAAAAGGGATACAGTAAAGAAAGGAAAAGTCTTATACAAAAAACGGTTTCCAAAGATTGCTGCTAATAAAGCCACCTGGGTCATGTGAACGGTTGGAAGATGCTTGTTATAGATCTCTCCTGGCAAACTAAGCTACCGTATGCAGATGTCTGTTGGAGTAGCTTTTTAAAGAGCAAGCTAAGGTTGCTAATCCTTATTTGCATACCTTTGATAATTGTGCCAGTTTGAACTTTGAACTTAGGTTTGCATGTGTAAGTTTGAGCCTTGGTTATTGGAAATGAGTCTTGCTGGGACACTCAACATACAAAATATAATTCTTAGTTGTGGGCCCTACAGTGAAAACAAACTAGAACCCTCTCCTGTCAGAGCAGCTATGTACTCCAGTCTGCAGTGTAGCCAACTGGGAGATTTTTGTGAGTGATTGCAGATATTTGTGGTGTTTTTTTGAATTACCAGCACATGCCTTTCCCAAAATGTAGTCTCATGCATTGTCATTGATCCGTGCATCACTTTGTAGTGATACCTTCCTGTGCGCCAGGGGCAAGATGTGTAATGAACTGATGTTTCTAAATCCAGGCTCAAAGTACTCTTACCTAATGCAATTTATCTCTAAGCAATAGAGTCCTGAGGATAAACTCGACTGTCAGCTATAGTGCACCAAATGATACTGCTCTGCGAAGGGTCAATAGAACATTGAGAGCTGCTTTTTGTAAAACCCTTCAAGTGAAAATTGACATGCTGCTCGTTGTAATTGGCAAACTGCGCTGGATTGAGTTTGCACATGGAAGGTTcaattctgcagtctctctcaaaAGGAATCCCTTTTTGGCTTTAAAAGGACTATAGATGGTTATATATGTTAATACAGGATGTActcaatagggatgtaagcaactggtCGACTACcccataagcatatgcttattggttagtcaagcagtgactcaactagtcacgcctcctcccccttgctgcttctatcggaggcagcaaacgggggaggggagaacaggaaCCCAGTgcagcttaaaaaccagtttgCTCCAGCACAGTGTCGGGGGGGAGGTTAGGGAAGGGAGAAGCAGAGGTGTAGCAGGGAACTGGGCATGAGCCGGCAATCGGCTAATTCCCGGCTCTCATCCACTccctcccactgtgcctctgctttttaaatgtattaagagcaggctcttaatacacttgaaagGCAGAGCCGTGGCAGGGTTAGCTCCTAGGCCGGatgctaaccccactgtggctctgcagttccccTCCCTCTTATTGGCTAatcgagtagtggatggaatttccatcaactactcaatcaGCTGATTACCTGCAGTTAAATATCCCTAGTACTCAACTCACATGTGAGCTTTGTTGAACCAGGTCTGGAATTTGGTGAAACTATTTGCtcttttttaaaacaggaaattGGGTGCATGCAAATAAATTGTCTTGTGCTGATGGCTAATAATTTGAGTAGCTTTTTAGATACATTTGTTGTCTGTTGTCGAAGCCAGTGCCTGTTTTTTAAATGCCTGCAGCTTTGTCACTGTCTGCTTTTTTTCTTGTCCCAAAAAATGGGTGTGTCCTAAGATGTAATTGGGGGTGGTAAGTGCCTTCAGTTCCCAATGACTTTAGTGGGAGTTTATGGTGGATAGCACAGACTCATGTCAAATTCTCAAAGCTGTGCTGCAGGCTTGTTCATGTAGAATTCTAGTTCTACAATCTGCAGAACAGAATTTTTGTGTGTAAGCTGTGTTAGTGTAAAGAACAAAACCAGTTGACAATGCGTCAGTTCAATATGCTGAAATTGACTGTTTTGCTTATTGTGAGCATGCATGGCACCAGCTTTTGTTCCTTGGGGTTCACCCCAGCTCTAATTAGGACTAATGCTTTTGTGGCTTTGCAAATCAGAGATGTTTGTCAGCCCTCCCCTTCCTCGCAATCCCCATTTTCCCTTTAGTGAATGCAAAAGAGCTAAGTAGTGAAGTGTTCTGTTTTGTATCACAGCTTCTACTTAGTTTATTTTCACCCATCCCGGGAAATGCTCAGGAACACTTACCAGATATCCTGCAGCTGTTGTCACCTCACTCTAGATTAAAGGGGAATCTTCTAAATTCAGTGGGATCTGGAGACACCAGCCACAATCTACAAAGGTTGCTCAAGGTAAAGAGAGACTCTGATGTGTGGTTCTTAATTTTACTGTGTCACGTAGAACATTTGAATAATACTTTTTTTCAGGTTTTTATGTTCAGCAATCTGATTCCCATAGGCAAGCTAAAGTCTGCATCTTTTCAATCCCCGAAGCAACAAATGGACTTTTATTGGATTCAGCTTAATGACACATAAGGAAGGAAGGCTGTTGGACTTCAAATGATGCCTTATTCTCTTATGGACTGGACCCTCTCTTTTGTCAAATTAACCCTTTATTTACTATACCTGTGGTTATGCTAACATTCTAGTAATCTTGCACATAGATGACAACAGAGATGGTCTGAGTAATGAAGTTCAAATGCAGATGTCAAAGTTTGGGAGGGGTTCAGATCAAGAGTTTTGATATAGCTCTTACCTAATGATAGGTCATCCACAAAATGTGTCCTGAGTTTGGATCCAAAGTTCCGCATCGGGGATTTTACAGTATACGGGCCAGCCACAAGGTTGGCTTCAGAGTCAGAATTCACCAGTTTGTGGGAGTTTGGATTCGGGGATTTGGCTGAGGACTATCTTTAATTCATCCAAACCTGAAACTCGGAGGGTGTAAATTCTTTCATATAGAGGTAGGAAAGTTTTGCACTAATTCCTGGGAATGAGAATGGTGACTTTTGCACAGCTGTGTTCCAGTGCACCCTAAGTTAATGCCATAGTCTTCTGAAAGGCCTTTTGTGCTTTCTGAAGAGGCACCCTCCCTCAAATTGCAACTTCTGAATGAGATGGATAACTTGGGATGAGAGGGAGACAGTTAATCTCTCTTCTCcttaccctcccacccccaccatgcTCTGCCTGTGTACCATGTTCTCCGATGCTGTAGGCCATTAAGAGCCAccaatatttatattccctgGGGTGGGGTTAGGGGAATCAGTCCCTCCATTTGATTTGACAATCTGATAGCAACCATTTCATAAAACAATGCCTAATATGGAAACAATAGGATTAAAGATGATGCAGCAGAACTTAATTTATTAccatttttctgggataccgagGCTCCTATAAACATAGGAACTAGGAGCCCATTTTAGCTATAGAGTAAGAGAAGAGGCTACTTCAGTGATATGGATGTATGAACTTTTACTTGTTTTCCATATACTATTACTCCTCCCTTGCACTAAAgatcacatgggctgtgtctagactgcatcccttttccgtaaaagggagcaaattagacatatcgtaattgcaaatgaagcggggatttaaatctcccccgcttcattagcataaaaatggctgctgcttttttccggctctgagctttgccggaaaaaagcgccagtctagacgcggatcgttCGGAAAataaagggataagggatctttcggaaaaggctttattttctgaaagatccgcgtctagactggcgcttttttctggcaaaactccgagccggaaaaaagcagcagccatttttatgctaatgaagcgggggagatttaaatccccgcttcatttgcaattacgataggtctaatttgcatccttttatggaaaagggatgcagtctagacaccgcCATGGTGTTCAGTTTTCTAACCAGACGTTCAATACTTAAAACAAGTCAGATGTTCCCATCAATCAGGCGATGACTTACAGGATGAGATTTGCCTGAATCAGTCTCATGGCTAAGTTATAGATGCCTAGAAAAGTGTTGTGGGAAGGTGGTATTTGGACTGACAAAGTCCCAGATGCAGTGGTCCTCATGCTGTGGTCCATTGGCTTGCAGAGCCTTTCCTGACGGTCCACAACATGACGGCTTTTGACAACTGGTCAAGATGGTGGGTGAGAGAGGAGCTCTTACGAAGTGATGTGCAGAGTGAAAATGCTGGAGAACTGCAGTCCTGAGGTCTCAACCTTTTTTGGTACAGGTAAATGTGGAACAGAAAAAGGATTTCCCTGCTCAGGAAGAACAAATAACGACTGACTGCAGTCTGAGAAAATCCGTTCAAATGCTAGAGAGTAAAAAAGGCTGCTCAGAGGATGAGAAccaacacccccccacccccgagtctGCCCTTCTCATGGCTGAGAAATGCAGCCTCCTGAAGAGAAAGTACTGCTCTGAGGAGACGAGGAGTGCTGAGGTGCCCTGCAAAATCACAAAGAAAGGTAACCCTGTGTAATGAAATCGGACTGGGCCTGTACCAGGAAGGCAGTGGGTTTGTGGCCTGAATAAGGAAAACTGTGTTGAGTTTAATTCCAGCTGAAGCTTTAGCTTAAATGAGAGCGCAGGCCTGGGCTCCAAATTAAGATGTTTGCGTCTTTCCTATTCACTCTGGAGCAGTTGTGGGCCACGTGTGGCCTGCCAGGGTTCTAGCAGTGGCCCACAAGACACTTTGTTGTGGCCCACGTGCAGCATTGCCAGCTCCTGCTTGTTTCCGTCCTCGTCCCTTCCTAAGGGCGCTACCGAAGTGACGcctgctgaaagcaagggcacgtgacgTGAGATGTGCTAATGGCACACGTGGAGAGCTGGGTGCTCCCTCTGCGTCCAGTCCAAGTGCTGCTGTGGTTCAGTCGGCACCTCCCACATactctaggtatgcaagcacagtgagcaaaaaCGCCCTGTCCCGGGAAGCTGGCATGGTTACGGGGATGAAGGGCTGCTCACGTAGCCCCCTCACTGCTCCGGATTCTAGTCCGGACTCGAATTGAATTGATGTGGTTCTCTAGAGCGCAGCttcccgctgaccccgggctccacgtggcgtttccaactttgaaatgtagaagattctcccctggggctcttgtacatttcaaagaggaagcgccacatggagccagtAGGGAACTCAGAGTCCGCCACTggacccaggctccatgtgacacttctgctttgaaatgtacaagagccccagtgggactCCTGTagatttcaaagttggaacgcccCCACGGcgcccctgccacctcccacggagctggaggtACGAGAAACCGGCTtgtaagctggctccctccagcaccccctcGACTTCcctcttccttgctgcctctgtaatagaggcagcaagggggggggaggggctagtcgACTAGCATgtggactatccaataagcttttccttatcggatagtcgattagtcacgTACATCCCTAGATTCAATAAGACTCGATGTAAAAATGAGATGCTGTTTATGAATGTCCACAAATGCTGCTCTGAAATGTGACATTAATTTAATCTCTGTCCTGTTCTGTATGCTGATGACTACTTTGAATTATAAATAGATGCCGTAGATGCCAGAGGATCCAGTGCTGGGCACCGCATTCCCTTTGAACTTGTGGACCCCTCTGACCTGGATTGCTCTCTGTGTATGAGGTATCCATTCTTTTCTAATGAGGGTGCTGTTCTTCACTGACATGATCTGTGGCATTCCTAGCTTACTTGGTCTTAGTTTTCTGGCATTTGGAAGCTGTTGGGTGGGGTTGGGGTTTTTCCTAGGTATTTGATTTTGAGATGGCTATGAATGGGACCGTGACTGAAAGCTTTAGATATGCCCCAGATAAATGACTTTTTTGGCAAAAGATATATGTCAGTGGTTAAATAGACTAGTAAACATCTCTGAAAGACTCTTCTG from Pelodiscus sinensis isolate JC-2024 chromosome 13, ASM4963464v1, whole genome shotgun sequence harbors:
- the LONRF3 gene encoding LON peptidase N-terminal domain and RING finger protein 3 isoform X2, translating into MGSQPQSAELAAEGQGLLRRADALAGGGRLREACRLYQLASRHQPLRAEQLEALVEGLAQGIRRRERLPGGSLPQPRDGDLFRCRLCQGFLFEPVSLPCGHTFCKKCLERAGEPLCALCQDRGAAGQPLRVNVILSNLLAKWLSGQAKASQLRHEGNLLYKEKKLQAALQKYNEAVSLAPNDHLLYSNRSQINSTLKSYEGALHDAETACRLQPYWSKGHLRKGQALANVGKIEESLREFLFCLALDFGNRTAKSEAQKVNVEQKKDFPAQEEQITTDCSLRKSVQMLESKKGCSEDENQHPPTPESALLMAEKCSLLKRKYCSEETRSAEVPCKITKKDAVDARGSSAGHRIPFELVDPSDLDCSLCMRLFYEPVTTPCGHTFCLKCLERCLDHNPKCPLCKEGLSECLAMRRYCKTVVMEELIATYLPEELTERRKVYEEEIAELSNLNKNVPIFVCTMAYPTVPCPLHIFEPCYRLMIRRCMETGTKQFGMCLSDPVKGFADYGCILEIRNVEFFADGRSVVDSIGRRRFKVIEHSQRDGYNTADIEYIEDQKVQGEDSAELLVLHDSVYDQAYTWFNSLKQALKSRILSHFGPMPTKDPDPQANPNGPAWCWWVLAVLPLESRAQLPFLAMKSLKDRLNGIRRVLTFMSRARSR
- the LONRF3 gene encoding LON peptidase N-terminal domain and RING finger protein 3 isoform X1 — its product is MGSQPQSAELAAEGQGLLRRADALAGGGRLREACRLYQLASRHQPLRAEQLEALVEGLAQGIRRRERLPGGSLPQPRDGDLFRCRLCQGFLFEPVSLPCGHTFCKKCLERAGEPLCALCQDRGAAGQPLRVNVILSNLLAKWLSGQAKASQLRHEGNLLYKEKKLQAALQKYNEAVSLAPNDHLLYSNRSQINSTLKSYEGALHDAETACRLQPYWSKGHLRKGQALANVGKIEESLREFLFCLALDFGNRTAKSEAQKLLLSLFSPIPGNAQEHLPDILQLLSPHSRLKGNLLNSVGSGDTSHNLQRLLKVNVEQKKDFPAQEEQITTDCSLRKSVQMLESKKGCSEDENQHPPTPESALLMAEKCSLLKRKYCSEETRSAEVPCKITKKDAVDARGSSAGHRIPFELVDPSDLDCSLCMRLFYEPVTTPCGHTFCLKCLERCLDHNPKCPLCKEGLSECLAMRRYCKTVVMEELIATYLPEELTERRKVYEEEIAELSNLNKNVPIFVCTMAYPTVPCPLHIFEPCYRLMIRRCMETGTKQFGMCLSDPVKGFADYGCILEIRNVEFFADGRSVVDSIGRRRFKVIEHSQRDGYNTADIEYIEDQKVQGEDSAELLVLHDSVYDQAYTWFNSLKQALKSRILSHFGPMPTKDPDPQANPNGPAWCWWVLAVLPLESRAQLPFLAMKSLKDRLNGIRRVLTFMSRARSR